One genomic segment of Drosophila melanogaster chromosome 3R includes these proteins:
- the CG34027 gene encoding uncharacterized protein has translation MPDSMNAILIKCPENHSNKSCETQLIVNIHMNPSFDMENTEKFWVVDKVYDPSKGSTLKIISPYLIVVSRGEPVVMYPLRFLKSINNEPISVKPPYEVNNNAEHGGSASCATNEETNIKRREMRNATRLKRNQFPFLQAGKSIVSNIFGAQRQKKNTLPRRRDKRINDHQQKDLSSLGLVQILDTSVTKDYPDSSKEFVHSYKNTQSKELDNHKELLKWRDISKSKSEDFSGKSQIKTHPKENLKSLNNADDIDTTLSQEDTKNYEPQTIEAKLNKLYSNCENPEKEPVPDYLLYNRETQEARTKEINKNFDKNYVPPRKSMFDSNELPYRKNHENIKFKSPLKSPHDVQDFPYENVDKHFTLTAFPKQKSDLHEMENEKNNFMTSDNRKTNTYDFPIERENKYLKSHSIDNIYDFPQESKKHYENYKPILEKAYLPVDSIYKKKNFKGSNHQYELDFPLETVKDQYHFRNPVDGSASAMDFHSEMGRKENNFKNPDYSYSPEKSYDNSLSFKNEFESGNENINFNAPKENLNNHNFNFDTKSEYQSLPESKVNDFSWTHGNIGDESLDSIVTHHMKQRLPGNDNDFNFDHLKPASSQKYLDFSSKPKMNPYLNYPKSNSYKTFPRSRYLKRMKRSALEDRHMENDEDSDLDPKYDTDLNSLKALNLKHIDDNGEIPCDTCGGKNKKKDEKPRTMCSNTLEDPKSMEGKIENVNTKLDDAVPCDTCGGKNKKPGGKPLPSGLPSEINSLSEENEERRLPDYMIPCECCKKANRYRYTEGNLDSASCGCVTNPKVCSCESSKLSRALNNTLKEWSYTIFNMKNPVPFLTTKLRVFRRRHNTWWLVVPIVTLDSLSGIFANDDFSAVFTSHIDMIRLEKLTGFSNRNLAVPNENENTFARKRHAITLKDLQNNIGNSVLLDESNKDVSIREIKRSFNLKAQKQDSIKGLETRSIKGLGYLPVTMNALDNCPHKDKTLCLNIRDEKVPEFSIKVKIPFRENAFVMRDKHIVKISRIVTDATTKDALQISIDVINNGFQAQEFIIHICNCNILKSGSASNSARRLLQPYIGQTIIFLLPLIVGSKKNKKYNCDVIVKASTELDDNDINLAKPVDPKVGVVAKRTMDIKCHSRCFCVWRCRCHCIGKLETFINYNACERMDPKSEKEAGLIYNCPPGNEPQDVCIKDVFSDRNEEITCNLSCKVIAIALIVLILLFILGLLKAILGICITCIGRFGFDTVQPGRTYEYTSCIRIFLINCFFFIIYPFACWFKCFRPKAKDLIDASSDWDCISQDDETPECSCNKKESSSSCRLHGGQDIQDNLVLPFAPLHENGLFKDEKSDDEESHLFILEVLEESKCSLTKMMSQVLDPGQNVEQATESPSVDDMAAEEFVESLMNSQLAYRTLSSPVGGVVDIPNKYQYCVKGFFVQTISSSFEFMSFHPLSQFVGITEENEVRTLPQPQYIHSNEFSRVYANKMEVHKAGDLSVVPPPNVPCINIDHENHLESSFVKLAAQQEQIKANQK, from the exons ATGCCCGACAGTATGAATGCAATTCTCATCAAATGCCCCGAGAACCATTCGAACAAATCCTGCGAGACGCAACTGATTGTCAACATTCATATGAACCCAAGCTTCGATATGGAAAACACGGAAAAGTTTTGGGTGGTCGATAAGGTCTATGATCCCTCGAAAGGAAGCACTTTAAAGATAATATCTCCCTATCTGATTGTGGTTAGCAGGGGCGAGCCTGTTGTGATGTACCCTCTTCGGTTTCTAAAA TCAATTAATAATGAGCCAATTTCCGTGAAACCCCCATATGAAGTCAATAATAATGCGGAACATGGTGGTTCAGCATCCTGCGCGACTAATgaagaaacaaatataaaGAGACGTGAGATGAGAAATGCAACCAGAT tgaaAAGAAATCAATTTCCATTCTTGCAAGCCGGAAAATCAATTGTTTCAAACATTTTCGGTGCGCaaaggcaaaagaaaaacacactACCTCGGCGTAGGGATAAAAGGATCAATGATCACCAACAAAAGGACCTTTCTAGTCTGGGACTTGTTCAAATTTTGGATACTTCTGTCACAAAAG ACTATCCGGATTCCTCCAAAGAATTTGTACattcatataaaaatacacaGAGTAAAGAACTCGACAACCATAAGGAGTTACTAAAATGGCGCGATATTTCTAAATCAAAGTCTGAAGACTTTTCAGGAAAGAGTCAAATTAAAACCCAcccaaaagaaaacttaaaaagcCTAAACAACGCAGACGATATTGATACCACACTTTCTCAGGAG GACACAAAAAACTATGAGCCACAAACTATCGAAGCTAAGCTTAATAAACTGTACTCAAATTGCGAAAATCCTGAGAAGGAACCAGTACCCGATTATCTTCT ATATAATAGAGAGACACAGGAAGCTAgaactaaagaaattaataaaaattttgataaaaattatGTCCCACCTCGGAAAAGTATGTTTGATTCGAATGAACTTCCATACAGGAAAAATCATGAAAATATTAAGTTCAAGTCACCTCTAAAAAGCCCTCATGATGTACAAGACTTTCCGTATGAAAATGTAGATAAGCATTTTACTTTGACGGCATTTCCCAAGCAGAAAAGTGATTTacatgaaatggaaaatgaaaaaaataattttatgacATCCGATAATAGGAAAACGAATACCTATGATTTTCCAATTGAgagggaaaataaatatttgaaatcgcATTCCATTgataatatttatgattttcctCAGGAAAGTAAAAAGCACTATGAAAACTATAAGCCAATTTTGGAAAAGGCCTATTTACCCGTGGACagtatatataaaaagaaaaactttaaaGGATCTAATCATCAATATGAACTCGATTTTCCATTGGAAACTGTAAAGGATCAATATCATTTCAGGAATCCAGTCGACGGTTCAGCGAGTGCTATGGATTTTCACAGTGAAATGGgaagaaaggaaaataattttaaaaacccGGATTATAGTTATTCACCAGAAAAGTCATATGACAATAGCCTTTCCTTTAAAAATGAGTTCGAAAGTGGTaatgaaaacataaattttaacgCACCTAAGGAAAATTTGAACAACCACAACTTTAACTTTGATACAAAATCAGAGTATCAAAGTTTACCCGAAAGCAAAGTTAATGATTTTTCCTGGACCCATGGAAACATTGGAGACGAAAGCCTTGATTCTATTGTGACCCATCATATGAAACAAAGACTTCCAG GTAACGataatgatttcaatttcgatCATTTGAAGCCGGCTAGTAgtcaaaaatatttagacTTCAGTTCCAAGCCGAAGATGAATCCATATTTGAATTACCCAAAGAGCAATTCCTATAAGACGTTTCCACGATCAAGATACCTAAAAAGGATGAAACGATCCGCGCTTGAAGATCGTCATATGGAAAACGATGAAGATTCTGATTTGGATCCAAAGTATGATACCGATCTTAACTCATTGAAAGCGTTGAACTTGAAGCACATTGATGATAATGGTGAAATTCCATGTGATACTTGCGGGGGCAAGAATAAAAAGAAGGATGAAAAGCCCCGAACAATGTGTAGTAATACTTTGGAGGATCCCAAAAGCATGGAAGGTAAAATCGAGAATGTGAATACCAAACTGGATGATGCCGTCCCTTGTGACACGTGTGGTGGTAAGAATAAGAAGCCAGGAGGGAAACCCTTGCCTAGTGGATTGCCTTCTGAAATCAACAGTTTAAGTGAGGAAAATGAAGAGCGTCGCTTGCCCGACTATATGATACCTTGTGAATGTTGCAAGAAAGCcaatagatacagatacacagaaGGCAACCTGGATTCTGCATCCTGCGGCTGTGTTACCAACCCAAAAGTGTGCAGTTGTGAATCCTCCAAGTTATCCCGAGCTTTAAACAATAC TTTAAAGGAATGGAGCTATACGATTTTTAATATGAAGAATCCTGTACCATTTCTAACCACCAAGCTGCGTGTTTTTAGAAGGCGTCACAACACGTGGTGGTTGGTTGTTCCGATAGTAAC GCTTGATAGTTTATCAGGCATATTTGCAAATGATGACTTTTCGGCTGTGTTTACTTCTCACATCGATATGATTCGCCTGGAGAAATTAACAGGCTTTTCCAATCGAAATCTTGCTGTTCCCAATGAAAATGAGAATACATTTGCTAGAAAACGACATGCCATTACCCTAAAAGACTTGCAGAATAATATTGGGAATAGTGTTCTGCTGGATGAATCGAATAAGGACGTATCTATTAGGGAAATAAAGAGATCTTTCAACTTGAAAGCTCAAAAGCAGGATAGTATTAAAGGGTTAGAAACTAGAAGCATCAAAGGATTGGGATATCTTCCAGTGACTATGAATGCGTTGGATAATTGCCCTCATAAGGACAAAACCCTATGCCTAAATATTCGGGACGAGAAAGTACCAG aatttAGTATAAAAGTGAAGATACCCTTTCGAGAAAATGCTTTCGTTATGCGCGATAAGCATATAGTGAAAATATCAAGAATCGTTACCGATGCAACCACAAAAGATGCGCTTCAAATTTCGATCGATGTTATAAACAATGGTTTTCAAGCCCAAGAATTCATCATACatatttgcaattgcaatattttaaaaagtgGATCAGCATCGAATAGTGCCAGAAGATTATTACAGCCTTATATTGGCCAAACCATAATTTTTCTATTGCCCTTGATAGTAGGATcgaagaaaaacaagaaatacaACTGTGATG TGATCGTTAAGGCGAGCACAGAACTTGATGACAATGATATCAATCTAGCGAAACCCGTTGACCCAAAAGTAGGCGTGGTTGCCAAAAGGACAATGGACATTAAATGCCACTCGAGGTGCTTTTGTGTTTGGCGTTGTCGATGTCACTGCATCGGAAAGCTGGAAACTTTCATAAACTACAATGCTTGTGAAAGAATGGATCCCAAGTCCGAGAAAGAGGCTGGACTCATCTACAATTGTCCACCGGGCAACGAGCCACAAGATGTGTGCATCAAGGACGTTTTCAGCGATCGAAATGAGGAGATAACTTGCAATCTCTCCTGTAAAGTAATAGCCATTGCATTGATAGTTCTGATTTTACTATTCATATTGG GACTTTTAAAGGCCATTCTCGGCATCTGCATTACTTGCATAGGTCGATTTGGCTTCGACACTGTACAGCCTGGCAGGACATACGAATACACATCCTGCATTAGGATCTTTTTGATCAACTGCTTCTTCTTCATCATATATCCCTTTGCCTGTTGGTTCAAATGCTTCCGACCAAAGGCGAAGGACCTCATAGATGCTAGTTCCGATTGGGATTGCATTTCCCAGGACGATGAAACACCCGAATGCTCCTGTAAC AAAAAGGAGTCCAGTTCAAGTTGCCGACTCCATGGTGGCCAGGATATACAAGATAATCTAGTGCTACCCTTTGCTCCACTGCATGAAAATGGTTTATTTAAGGACGAGAAGTCAGACGACGAGGAGAGTCATTTGTTTATCCTAGAAGTGTTGGAGGAAAGCAAATGTTCCCTGACCAAGATG ATGAGTCAAGTCTTGGATCCTGGTCAGAATGTCGAGCAGGCCACTGAAAGTCCAAGTGTCGATGATATGGCGGCCGAAGAGTTTGTGGAAAGTCTGATGAACTCGCAATTGGCTTATAGAACATTGAGTTCGCCAGTTGGCGGAGTAGTAGACATCCCGAATAAGTATCAGTATTGCGTGAAAGGGTTCTTTGTGCAAACTATAAGCTCATCGTTTGAATTCATGAGCTTTCATCCATTGTCCCAGTTTGTGGGAATCACAGAGGAG AACGAAGTAAGGACTCTGCCACAACCTCAATACATCCACTCCAATGAGTTCTCTAGAGTGTATGCTAATAAAATGGAGGTTCATAAGGCAGGTGATCTGTCAGTGGTTCCTCCACCGAATGTTCCTTGCATCAATATCGACCATGAAAATCACTTGGAAAGTTCCTTTGTTAAGCTTGCAGCGCAACAGGAGCAAATCAAAGCAaatcagaaataa
- the Nepl16 gene encoding Neprilysin-like 16, with protein MTADSSARNVFRKNGVAGLGNNGHGRNLITTANPSGGSSASLLQKQLSFKTPVGSKQMGKSDEIEMIDSANIENFNTRYNKNSIIGWICCAPCIWLRTSAAVHKMAITSATLLVTTLLVASPILFLISTAPSPLPRDCYMDGDRCSPAVSAPPECSDPICEAVASSIQARLNWNKDPCTEFKKFSCWRNTPNKNITNLIEMGNSQKSVDSQMLYLFQNKIMNGSFGILHNLFESCLQQTTNSTVMHRIFDSLGGYLPVGSVGPSSIAPLIAKIYDLGPSPLVDLYHDLSYGRRPHILLIISGPSTSSTILERKIRWMSPKAPPSRIRQGVPKLLADLIENFLPYFVSYAQRVSEKDTIFEFIKDLNKLQVEHSRRGFWDSTVLYNVSSLQDLYPVLNWTLLIPQNWSGPIVVRNSDYLKALEYFLTKYPTRVAHNSLLLLSALQILPRDYPSPEVCTRSTMWALPELSSSLYIAQHSSEDLKDTTKRAEIIFKSLKAHLKRAPSLKGAALVKLSALKIQSQTWEGFSNTTDLLKSLQPLNITSECWFQNILEIYKKNKLEPNDISLNGGSHDAWAYPIVSTIFYDTLSHSIVVPLSVILIPYFNAVLPPYLHYASVGVSIAKEILRSITKSFDEKAMRCVPHSVNIFSNYSRMDILIHSGGMQISYHSMLSLTGPIKGMARLPGLNLTPTQIFFLVSAQELCAESNYLGIDTNAPEFDNILGWLVAQGGSATEVFKCPSGSMINVQKTCNVL; from the exons ATGACAGCTGATTCCAGTGCACGTAATGTTTTTCGAAAGAACGGCGTTGCCGGCTTGGGCAACAACGGTCATGGCCGGAATCTTATTACGACCGCCAATCCATCCGGAGGAAGTAGCGCCTCGCTGCTACAAAAGCAGTTGTCCTTCAAAACGCCCGTTGGCTCCAAGCAGATGGGCAAATCCGATGAGATCGAAATGATCGACAGTGCTAACATCGAAAACTTCAATACTCGATATAATAAG AACAGCATTATAGGATGGATATGCTGTGCCCCGTGCATTTGGCTGCGCACCTCGGCGGCAGTGCACAAAATGGCCATCACATCAGCCACCCTGTTGGTGACCACATTGCTGGTAGCATCGcccatattatttttgataagCACGGCACCCTCACCTCTGCCAAGAGATTGCTACATGGACGGGGATCGGTGCTCGCCGGCCGTTTCAGCACCGCCGGAATGCTCGGATCCCATTTGCGAGGCGGTGGCCTCCAGCATCCAGGCCAGACTCAATTGGAACAAGGATCCGTGCACGGAGTTCAAGAAGTTCAGCTGTTGGCGCAACACgcccaataaaaatataacgaACCTCATTGAAATGGGAAACTCACAGAAAAGCGTCGATTCACAAATGCTGT ATCTATTCCAGAACAAGATTATGAACGGCAGCTTTGGTATATTGCACAATTTGTTTGAAAGCTGCTTGCAGCAGACAACTAACTCAACTGTCATGCACAGGATATTTGATTCCCTAGGCGGTTATCTGCCTGTTGGTTCGGTGGGACCATCGAGTATAGCACCCTTAATAGCCAAGATCTATGATCTCGGCCCCAGTCCGTTGGTAGACCTATATCACGACCTTAGCTACGGAAGGCGACCGCACATTCTACTTATTATTAGTGGACCCAGCACTTCGTCAACTATCCTCGAG CGAAAAATACGTTGGATGAGTCCAAAAGCCCCGCCTAGTCGTATTCGACAAGGGGTACCGAAGTTGTTAGCCGATTTAATCGAGAATTTCCTACCTTACTTCGTGTCATATGCTCAAAGAGTTTCCGAGAAGGATactatttttgaatttataaaGGACCTAAACAAG CTGCAAGTTGAACACTCTCGTCGAGGATTCTGGGACAGCACTGTTTTATATAATGTATCCAGTCTACAAGACTTGTACCCAGTT ttaaattggACATTGCTTATACCGCAGAACTGGAGCGGACCCATCGTTGTTAGGAATAGTGATTATCTGAAAGCCTTAGAATACTTTCTCACCAAGTACCCAACTAGAGTTGCACACAATTCGCTATTATTGTTAAGTGCTTTACAAATATTGCCACGTGATTATCCGAGCCCCGAAGTTTGCACCCGATCCACCATGTGGGCATTGCCCGAATTATCATCTTCCCTATATATTGCTCAACATTCATCTGAAGACCTAAAGGACACCACAAAACGA GCTGAGATCATATTTAAGTCATTAAAAGCGCACTTGAAGAGAGCGCCGTCTTTAAAAGGAGCTGCCCTAGTGAAACTATCGGCTTTGAAGATCCAATCGCAGACCTGGGAGGGATTCTCAAACACAACGGACTTGTTGAAGAGTCTCCAACCTCTGAATATTACGTCCGAATGCTGgtttcaaaacattttggaGATATACAAAAAGAACAAACTGGAGCCGAATGATATCAGTTTGAACGGCGGCTCCCATGATGC TTGGGCATATCCCATAGTGTCGACCATTTTTTATGATACGCTGAGCCATTCAATCG TTGTCCCATTATCCGTCATACTCATACCATACTTTAATGCTGTATTGCCGCCATATCTGCACTATGCTTCTGTTGGTGTTTCCATTGCCAAAGAGATTTTGCGTTCCATCACAAAATCGTTCGACGAAAAGGCAATGCGTTGTGTGCCGCATTCTGTAAATATATTCTCGAACTACAGCCGCATGGATATACTGATTCATTCGGGAGGAATGCAGATATCATACCACTCAATGCTTTCCCTAACCGGTCCCATCAAGGGAATGGCCAGACTACCTGGTCTGAATCTAACGCCGACGCAAATCTTCTTTTTAGTTTCCGCCCAGGAACTGTGTGCTGAATCGAACTACTTGGGCATCGATACAAACGCTCCCGAATTCGATAATAT ATTGGGTTGGCTCGTTGCCCAGGGCGGGAGTGCGACTGAAGTTTTCAAATGTCCATCGGGATCCATGATCAATGTACAGAAGACCTGCAATGtgctttaa
- the TTLL5 gene encoding tubulin tyrosine ligase-like 5, isoform A — MPSSLCEALTNSSISFDYQKEDDWITSGKLGSREAVLVFRTNILNPKIRKTLSEKSSAQVLTDTKDNEEKPVQSPQKLAEEEPTSSEPSSKEALSGSTQQKIFLLKKPQQCDKSDKLTFSSPFKKILNRYSSSDTSISSEGEEPANSSENKSRVLKTSQNAINIKLATDLSNESGYESIAPAKTISNTEVIEEDQEETSEDDAECGINMPASKLKITYKFHQTETKLLRKLFNVHGLTEVQGENNNFNLLWTGVHMKLDIVRNLAPYQRVNHFPRSYEMTRKDRLYKNIERMQHLRGMKHFDIVPQTFVLPIESRDLVVAHNKHRGPWIVKPAASSRGRGIFIVNSPDQIPQDEQAVVSKYIVDPLCIDGHKCDLRVYVLVTSFDPLIIYLYEEGIVRLATVKYDRHADNLWNPCMHLCNYSINKYHSDYIRSSDAQDEDVGHKWTLSALLRHLKLQSCDTRQLMLNIEDLIIKAVLACAQSIISACRMFVPNGNNCFELYGFDILIDNALKPWLLEINLSPSMGVDSPLDTKVKSCLMADLLTCVGIPAYSPEMKSHYDQKWSRFRSSSCQRIATFPSTSQKTKKSKKKGAAINLNLTGEEQRILRNARLQYSRRGGFVRIFPTDDSMQRYGNFLDSANGIPISTPNVQSQTFQTPIIQHNYNQMLHQNLYSKDGRQKQDDNNEADRIWQYERALETDSEIPFVKKPTVEKCEVEGRRLRKIMLKKISNGSELTPFQARQTFSMYLESVLRRLTEDPKDNHEKIILKFLNKFGGSVKPPVMFRNMQTIKVASKARSAMVAKLLGDFLENYKRDTEAYVDSFDHFGMIPSSAYNQFLMHAQESDLEAVLTLHTNVTGIMPFLYNRCGLSVPPTPPIPSGLHGFLRALPSMVSSTGINRELSKYDGYFKNFDKEKVFL, encoded by the exons ATGCCTTCTTCATTGTGTGAAGCTCTCACAAATTCTTC AATCAGTTTCGATTATCAAAAAGAAGATGATTGGATTACGAGTGGAAAGCTTGGTTCGCGAGAAGCAGTTTTGGTTTTCAGAACGAATATTCTTAATCCGAAAATCCGGAAAACATTGTCTGAGAAGTCCTCTGCACAAGTGTTAACGGACACGAAGGATAATGAGGAGAAGCCCGTTCAAAGCCCACAAAAACTGGCGGAAGAAGAACCCACTTCTTCGGAACCGAGTAGCAAGGAAGCTCTAAGCGGTTCAACGCAAcaaaagatatttttattgaaaaaaccGCAACAATGTGATAAATCGgataaattaactttttctAGCCCTTTTAAGAAGATACTTAACCGATATTCCTCGAGTGATACGTCCATTTCAAGTGAAGGTGAAGAGCCTGCAAATAGTAGTGAAAACAAATCGCGTGTACTTAAAACCAGTCAGAATGCCATTAATATTAAACTAGCTACCGACTTATCGAATGAGAGTGGATACGAATCCATAGCACCtgccaaaacaatttcaaatacTGAAGTAATCGAAGAAGATCAGGAGGAGACGAGCGAGGACGATGCCGAGTGTGGGATAAACATGCCTGCCTCCAAACTCAAAATTACCTACAAATTCCATCAAACGGAAACCAAGTTGCTTCGAAAGCTCTTTAATGTCCATGGCCTTACTGAAGTTCAGGGTGAAAATAATAACTTTAATTTACTCTGGACGGGTGTTCATATGAAATTAGATATTGTTAGAAATTTGGCGCCGTATCAGAGGGTTAATCATTTCCCTAG GTCCTACGAAATGACACGAAAGGATCGACTATATAAAAACATCGAACGCATGCAACATCTTCGGGGTATGAAGCATTTTGATATTGTGCCACAAACATTCGTTCTGCCAATCGAATCCCGAGATTTAGTAGTAGCCCACAACAAGCATCGCGGACCATGGATAGTTAAGCCAGCGGCATCCAGTCGAGGAAGGggaatatttattgttaattcG CCAGATCAAATACCTCAAGATGAGCAGGCGGTGGTGTCGAAATATATAGTGGATCCGCTGTGCATTGATGGTCACAAATGTGATTTGAGGGTATACGTTCTAGTCACTTCCTTCGATCCcctaattatttatttatatgaagAGGGCATTGTGAGATTGGCCACAGTCAAGTATGACAGGCATGCCGATAACCTGTGGAACCCGTGCATGCATCTCTGCAATTACAGCATTAACAAATACCATTCTGATTACATAAGGAGCTCCGATGCTCAGGATGAGGATGTAGGCCATAAGTGGACGTTGTCCGCTCTTTTAAGGCACCTGAAACTCCAGAGTTGTGATACACGTCAGCTAATGCTGAATATTGAGGATTTAATTATTAAAGCTGTGCTAGCCTGTGCTCAATCTATTATTTCGGCCTGCAGGATGTTCGTTCCCAATGGAAATAACTGCTTTGAGCTGTATGGATTCGATATATTAATAGACAACGCACTTAAGCCATGGCTACTGGAAATCAATCTATCGCCGTCAATGGGTGTGGATAGTCCTTTGGACACTAAGGTGAAGTCATGTCTGATGGCAGACCTATTGACGTGTGTGGGCATTCCAGCCTATAGTCCCGAAATGAAATCTCATTATGACCAGAAATGGTCGCGTTTCCGCAGCTCAAGCTGCCAAAGGATAGCAACTTTTCCCAGTACCTCGCAAAAGACAAAGAAGTCGAAGAAAAAAGGAGCTGCCATTAATCTTAATCTAACCGGCGAAGAGCAGCGCATATTGCGCAATGCACGCCTACAGTATTCTCGTCGTGGAGGATTCGTGCGCATCTTTCCCACAGATGACTCAATGCAGCGGTATGGTAATTTCCTTGATTCTGCTAATGGCATTCCGATCTCCACACCAAATGTACAGAGTCAGACATTCCAAACGCCGATTATACAGCACAACTACAACCAGATGCTTCACCAAAATTTATACTCCAAGGACGGCCGGCAAAAGCAGGACGATAATAATGAAGCTGATCGGATTTGGCAATACGAAAGGGCTTTGGAAACCGATTCGGAAATTCCATTTGTCAAGAAGCCCACAGTTGAGAAGTGCGAAGTGGAGGGGAGGCGGTTGCGGAAGATCATGCTCAAGAAAATATCCAATGGGTCAGAGCTGACGCCTTTTCAAGCGCGTCAGACGTTCAGCATGTACTTGGAATCGGTTCTTCGGCGGCTTACCGAAGATCCGAAAGACAATCACGAGAAAATAATACTTAAGTTTTTGAACAAGTTCGGCGGATCTGTAAAGCCGCCAGTCATGTTCCGGAATATGCAAACCATCAAGGTGGCCAGCAAAGCCCGATCCGCAATGGTGGCGAAACTTCTTGGTGACTTTCTGGAGAACTACAAAAGAGATACAGAGGCGTATGTGGACTCGTTCGATCACTTCGGAATGATTCCATCCAGCGCCTACAATCAGTTCTTGATGCACGCCCAGGAGTCCGATTTGGAGGCAGTGCTGACACTTCACACCAATGTGACCGGTATCATGCCCTTCCTGTACAACCGATGTGGACTGTCAGTGCCACCCACTCCCCCGATTCCGTCTGGCTTGCATGGCTTTTTGAGAGCCCTGCCCTCCATGGTATCCTCCACTGGCATCAACAGGGAGCTCAGCAAGTACGATGGATACTTCAAGAACTTCGACAAGGAGAAGGTATTTCTATGA